Proteins from one Polynucleobacter wuianus genomic window:
- a CDS encoding BCD family MFS transporter, whose product MSIAIAQAVTRHSTFGWLSIVRLGLVQASIGAIVVMTTSTLNRIMVVELALPASLPGLLVAIHYFVQVIRPRMGFESDSGSKKTPWIIGGIALLALGGFGAAIATTLMGINLIIGILAAIVAFFLIGIGVSMSGTSLLALLAKGVSDDRRAAAATTVWLMMIFGFALTSGVAGKFLDPYAPEKVILISGIISLVAIALTSLALYRLEGSDLENKISKTKEKIPFKSALGEILSDPDTKRFTIFIFLSMLAFSAQDLILEPFAGIIFKYTLGETTSLSGIQHSGVLTGMLLVAVCGSSRLRRYFGSLRSWMIYGCLASALAMFGLVMAGILEGEWPLKLNVYVLGLANGAFSIAAIASMMRLAVVGGGGKEGVRIGLWGGAQAIAFGLGGLLGAGASDLARSIFTNPAWAYASVFFIEAILFVASAYMASLVERKSTNEFKAG is encoded by the coding sequence ATGAGTATCGCAATTGCTCAAGCTGTCACTCGTCATTCCACATTTGGATGGCTCAGTATTGTGCGATTGGGTCTTGTCCAAGCTTCAATTGGCGCCATTGTCGTCATGACAACCTCAACACTAAACCGCATCATGGTGGTTGAATTGGCTTTACCCGCTAGCCTTCCTGGGCTTTTGGTTGCTATTCATTATTTCGTGCAGGTTATTAGGCCGCGGATGGGTTTTGAATCCGATAGTGGCTCGAAGAAAACACCGTGGATTATCGGCGGTATTGCATTGCTAGCATTAGGTGGATTTGGCGCGGCTATTGCTACGACATTGATGGGCATTAATTTAATTATCGGAATTTTGGCTGCAATAGTAGCCTTCTTCTTAATTGGCATTGGTGTCAGTATGAGCGGTACATCATTGCTTGCCTTGTTGGCAAAAGGTGTGAGTGACGATCGTAGGGCGGCTGCAGCAACAACCGTTTGGCTGATGATGATTTTTGGGTTTGCATTGACTAGTGGAGTAGCAGGGAAATTTTTAGATCCCTATGCTCCTGAAAAGGTAATTCTCATTTCAGGGATCATCTCGCTAGTTGCTATTGCACTTACATCATTAGCCCTATACAGGCTAGAAGGCTCTGACCTTGAAAATAAGATATCCAAGACCAAAGAAAAAATCCCTTTCAAGAGTGCTCTTGGGGAAATCCTATCCGATCCTGATACTAAAAGATTCACCATTTTTATCTTTTTATCGATGCTTGCTTTTAGTGCCCAAGACTTAATTTTGGAGCCTTTTGCGGGAATCATTTTCAAGTACACACTTGGAGAAACGACTAGTCTTTCAGGAATTCAACATTCTGGCGTTTTAACTGGAATGCTGTTAGTTGCCGTTTGTGGCTCAAGTAGATTGAGGCGCTACTTTGGGTCTTTAAGGTCATGGATGATTTATGGTTGCCTCGCATCAGCATTGGCAATGTTTGGATTGGTAATGGCCGGAATATTAGAAGGCGAATGGCCTCTAAAGCTCAATGTGTATGTTTTGGGTCTGGCTAATGGAGCGTTTTCAATTGCGGCAATCGCATCAATGATGCGATTGGCAGTAGTTGGGGGTGGCGGGAAAGAGGGGGTCAGAATTGGCCTTTGGGGTGGCGCTCAAGCAATAGCGTTTGGTCTTGGAGGCCTATTGGGGGCAGGCGCAAGTGATTTAGCCCGTTCAATATTCACGAATCCTGCCTGGGCCTATGCAAGTGTATTTTTTATAGAGGCAATTTTATTTGTTGCCTCTGCCTACATGGCATCTTTGGTTGAACGCAAATCCACTAATGAATTCAAGGCGGGGTGA
- the hemA gene encoding glutamyl-tRNA reductase, giving the protein MKLLNLGVNHHTAPVDIRESVAVSPEVLQDSLIDLRKYLQGNGSGHKPEVAILSTCNRMEIYCAANDVEYTENHLEDRAFEWLAAQNNVQKDELRPYIYSAKESDAVKHAFRVGSGLDSMVLGETQILGQMKKAIENANQVGTLGAYLKPLFNKTFSVAKVVRGNTQIGAHSISIAGASIKLVERIFGQVSDCNILFIGAGEMIGLCANHFAGKAPKKIAISNRTVDRGSELIKTFSDKNLRTDVFPLVELPKQLHEYDVVVSCTASSLPIIGMGMIKTALKARQSRPIVLIDLAVPRDFEPEIKTLKNAYLYSIDDLGEIVSAGKANRVDSIGDAEKIIERGVVEFYETLEKRAVVPIIKSIQNVGEQYQKIELEKASRRIANGDDPMVVLSHMAIALANKFMHAPIHALKQSSDANLEEYKQIISKIYSSK; this is encoded by the coding sequence ATGAAGCTCTTAAACCTCGGTGTTAATCACCACACAGCGCCAGTCGACATTCGAGAAAGTGTTGCAGTCTCGCCTGAGGTTTTGCAGGACTCACTTATCGATTTACGTAAATATTTACAGGGAAATGGCTCGGGACATAAACCAGAGGTAGCAATATTGTCTACATGTAATCGAATGGAAATTTATTGCGCGGCGAATGATGTTGAATATACCGAGAACCATTTGGAAGATCGGGCTTTTGAATGGTTGGCAGCTCAAAATAATGTCCAAAAAGATGAGTTACGTCCTTACATCTATTCAGCAAAAGAAAGCGATGCTGTAAAACACGCCTTTAGAGTCGGAAGTGGTTTGGATTCAATGGTTCTGGGAGAAACACAAATTCTAGGGCAAATGAAAAAAGCTATAGAGAATGCTAATCAGGTTGGGACGTTGGGGGCTTATTTAAAGCCCTTGTTTAATAAAACTTTTTCAGTGGCAAAAGTTGTTCGAGGTAATACCCAAATTGGAGCGCACTCTATATCAATAGCGGGCGCCTCCATTAAGTTGGTTGAGCGTATTTTTGGACAAGTCAGTGATTGCAATATTTTATTTATTGGAGCTGGGGAGATGATCGGGCTTTGCGCTAATCACTTTGCAGGTAAAGCCCCAAAAAAGATTGCAATTTCAAATAGAACTGTTGATCGGGGTAGCGAGTTAATTAAAACTTTTTCCGATAAGAATTTAAGAACAGATGTATTCCCTTTAGTTGAGCTACCAAAGCAGTTACATGAATACGATGTTGTTGTTTCTTGTACTGCTAGTTCGCTCCCAATCATTGGCATGGGAATGATTAAAACAGCTCTTAAAGCTAGGCAATCACGCCCCATTGTTCTGATAGATTTAGCGGTACCAAGAGATTTTGAGCCGGAAATTAAGACTCTTAAAAATGCCTATCTTTACTCTATTGATGATCTCGGTGAAATAGTAAGCGCAGGAAAAGCAAATCGTGTGGATTCTATTGGTGATGCTGAAAAGATTATCGAAAGAGGTGTCGTGGAGTTTTACGAAACCTTAGAAAAAAGAGCCGTTGTACCAATTATTAAGTCAATTCAAAACGTTGGCGAGCAATATCAAAAGATAGAGTTGGAAAAGGCAAGTAGAAGGATTGCTAACGGTGACGATCCTATGGTTGTTCTTTCGCATATGGCAATAGCGCTTGCTAATAAATTTATGCACGCACCAATTCATGCATTAAAGCAATCTTCCGATGCGAATCTGGAAGAATATAAACAAATTATTTCTAAAATATATTCTTCCAAGTGA
- the puhE gene encoding putative photosynthetic complex assembly protein PuhE, protein MYFWISPLIFTIFIWWFSTGLILKINSLPRRFYKAIFVISIVTLIFAFWGLQISSREATIAGAYCSFTCAIIIWGWQELAFLLGYITGSRRSDCPKDSGGLQRAWYAFQTINYHELTLLGLGLALFLINLDSANQTGFWTYVILWGMRQSTKVNIFLGVLNFNEAFLPQHLKYLITYFRRRAMNLLMPFSILVSLLILIPIWSHAASESSLFETTSSALLGILLGLGLLEHLFLILPFPNEWLWKWGYKNNR, encoded by the coding sequence ATAGCCTTCCAAGACGCTTTTACAAAGCAATATTTGTTATTTCGATTGTGACCCTGATTTTTGCATTTTGGGGCCTACAAATATCTAGTCGGGAAGCAACTATTGCCGGGGCTTATTGTTCATTTACATGCGCCATTATTATTTGGGGTTGGCAAGAGCTTGCATTTTTACTCGGCTACATCACGGGATCACGGCGATCAGATTGCCCTAAGGATTCAGGTGGCTTACAGCGTGCATGGTACGCATTTCAAACAATCAATTATCACGAACTAACTCTATTGGGCTTGGGCCTCGCCCTATTTTTGATTAATCTTGACTCTGCCAATCAAACTGGCTTTTGGACCTACGTTATTTTGTGGGGGATGAGACAGAGCACTAAGGTAAATATCTTTTTGGGAGTCTTGAATTTCAATGAAGCATTTTTGCCTCAGCATTTGAAATATCTAATTACATACTTTAGACGTAGGGCTATGAATTTATTGATGCCTTTCTCTATTCTCGTGTCTTTGCTTATTCTTATTCCAATCTGGTCTCATGCAGCCTCTGAATCTTCCCTATTTGAAACAACATCTTCTGCACTTTTGGGGATCTTATTAGGGCTTGGTCTGTTGGAGCATTTATTTCTCATACTTCCATTTCCAAATGAGTGGTTATGGAAGTGGGGCTATAAGAATAATCGCTAG
- a CDS encoding geranylgeranyl diphosphate reductase yields MSSELIYDAVVVGGGPAGATAAHTLALKGMKVLLLDKRGRIKPCGGAIPPRLIKDFQIPDELLVARAKSARMVSPSGKAVDIPIENGFVGMVDRAQFDEWLRKRAVNAGAEREDGLFETLTRENSHVRIHYRSRGARDGDHGSIKSVLAKSVIGADGAKSQVGRSAGVKGCAEANYVFAYHEIIKTPKDSPSSFDASRCDVLYQQPVSPDFYGWVFPHGDTISIGTGSADKGFSLRNAVGKLRKDIGLEHAELVRHEGAPLPMKPLKKWDDGKQVVLAGDAAGVVAPASGEGIYYAMLGGQLAGEAIAEFVETQNPAKLQLARKRFMKEHRMTFLVLGIMQYFWYSTDKRRESFVKMCEDKDVQRLTFESYMNKKLVRKKPLAHFKIFIKDMGHLLGLAKV; encoded by the coding sequence ATGTCATCAGAATTGATTTATGACGCAGTAGTTGTTGGTGGTGGACCAGCCGGTGCTACCGCTGCACATACTCTAGCGCTGAAGGGAATGAAAGTTCTCTTGCTGGACAAACGGGGAAGAATTAAGCCATGTGGAGGCGCTATTCCCCCCAGATTAATAAAAGATTTTCAGATTCCTGATGAATTACTGGTTGCTCGAGCAAAATCAGCACGCATGGTTTCGCCTAGCGGGAAAGCAGTAGATATTCCGATTGAAAATGGTTTTGTAGGAATGGTGGATCGAGCACAATTTGATGAATGGTTAAGAAAGCGTGCCGTAAATGCGGGCGCCGAAAGAGAAGATGGTTTATTTGAAACCCTGACAAGGGAGAATTCTCATGTCCGGATTCATTATCGATCTAGGGGCGCCCGTGATGGCGATCATGGTTCTATAAAGAGCGTTTTAGCCAAATCAGTTATTGGCGCCGATGGTGCTAAATCCCAAGTGGGTAGAAGTGCCGGGGTTAAGGGATGCGCAGAGGCAAATTATGTATTTGCTTATCACGAGATTATTAAAACTCCTAAGGACAGTCCAAGCTCATTTGACGCAAGTCGATGTGATGTTCTCTATCAACAACCGGTATCTCCTGACTTTTATGGTTGGGTGTTCCCCCATGGCGATACGATCAGCATTGGGACTGGAAGTGCTGATAAGGGTTTTTCGCTCCGTAATGCAGTAGGGAAATTGAGGAAGGATATTGGATTAGAGCATGCTGAGCTAGTTCGACATGAGGGCGCGCCGCTACCTATGAAGCCTTTAAAAAAGTGGGATGACGGAAAGCAGGTTGTACTTGCTGGTGATGCTGCAGGAGTTGTAGCGCCAGCATCTGGTGAGGGGATTTATTACGCCATGCTTGGTGGTCAATTAGCGGGCGAGGCTATTGCTGAATTTGTAGAGACGCAAAACCCGGCAAAACTGCAACTCGCGAGAAAAAGATTTATGAAAGAACATCGTATGACGTTTCTGGTGCTTGGAATCATGCAATATTTTTGGTATTCAACTGATAAACGTCGCGAGAGTTTTGTAAAAATGTGTGAGGATAAAGATGTGCAAAGACTCACCTTTGAGTCTTATATGAACAAAAAGTTGGTTCGCAAAAAGCCTCTCGCACATTTCAAAATCTTTATTAAAGATATGGGACATCTGCTAGGGCTAGCAAAGGTATGA
- a CDS encoding Coenzyme F420 hydrogenase/dehydrogenase, beta subunit C-terminal domain: MESIEIAPFRDLCTDCGVSRTTQPKRCATACQFIQPNYPKFETLVHGRERVTDKSDEVFFGPYLEMFRARLKTPLQGAQWTGIITRLCEVLLEQGVVDAVITMRSDADDRWKPVPVIVTRPQDMAQCRGMKMGYAPIIQYLEQAKDLGYKKVAMVGIPCQVYAARALEQEFGFEKLLIIGSPCSDNTTTEHFHQFLGLLSDKPETISYLEFRADYHVEIRFENGRKQEIPFLKLPLSNLPADFFPTTCKTCVDYVNSLSDITVGYMAGTGEQWIIVRNTKGKGLASLLAQELILEPVSSAGNRLSPVKGFMKNVELAAGGLPLQRMPNFLRGIFAWVMPRFGPRGLEFAKARIEMKAIESVIHLRNTAPHKIKNMVPDYIWKITKSYCLEPQYDETKGSRESTYK, from the coding sequence GTGGAGTCAATTGAGATTGCCCCATTTCGTGATTTATGTACCGATTGCGGTGTATCTCGAACTACGCAGCCTAAACGTTGCGCAACTGCCTGTCAGTTTATTCAACCCAATTACCCTAAATTTGAGACCTTAGTTCACGGCAGGGAACGCGTTACAGATAAATCTGATGAGGTCTTTTTTGGACCGTATTTAGAAATGTTTAGGGCTAGATTAAAGACCCCGCTACAAGGCGCTCAGTGGACTGGAATTATCACGAGACTTTGTGAGGTGCTGCTAGAGCAGGGTGTTGTTGATGCTGTCATTACAATGCGCTCTGATGCTGATGACCGCTGGAAGCCTGTTCCGGTAATCGTGACAAGACCTCAGGATATGGCGCAATGCAGAGGAATGAAGATGGGTTATGCCCCAATCATTCAATACCTCGAGCAAGCAAAAGATCTAGGATATAAAAAGGTGGCTATGGTGGGAATTCCATGCCAGGTCTATGCTGCTAGAGCGCTCGAGCAAGAATTTGGCTTTGAGAAATTATTGATTATTGGCTCCCCTTGTTCCGATAACACTACTACTGAGCATTTTCATCAGTTCTTAGGCCTGCTTTCTGATAAGCCGGAAACGATTTCTTATCTAGAATTTAGGGCTGACTATCACGTTGAGATTCGCTTTGAAAATGGTCGAAAGCAAGAAATACCCTTTTTAAAATTACCTTTATCTAATTTGCCCGCAGATTTTTTCCCTACAACCTGTAAAACTTGCGTTGACTATGTCAATTCACTGTCTGATATTACGGTTGGGTATATGGCAGGTACAGGAGAGCAGTGGATCATTGTTCGTAATACTAAAGGCAAAGGTTTAGCGAGTTTGCTTGCTCAAGAGCTTATTTTGGAGCCCGTTTCCTCTGCTGGCAATCGCCTGAGTCCCGTAAAAGGCTTTATGAAAAATGTGGAACTAGCGGCCGGCGGATTGCCACTTCAAAGAATGCCGAATTTTTTAAGAGGAATATTTGCTTGGGTAATGCCTAGGTTTGGACCTCGAGGTCTGGAGTTTGCAAAAGCAAGAATTGAAATGAAGGCAATTGAATCTGTTATTCATTTACGAAATACTGCGCCGCACAAAATTAAAAATATGGTCCCTGACTACATATGGAAGATAACGAAGAGCTACTGTTTAGAGCCTCAATATGATGAAACAAAAGGCTCTAGGGAAAGCACCTACAAATAA
- the dxs gene encoding 1-deoxy-D-xylulose-5-phosphate synthase, with protein sequence MTNLLETISNPEELRAYEISKLPQIARELRNFILSSVSSTGGHLSSNLGTVELAIALHYVFDTPYDRLIWDVGHQSYAHKVLTGRREAMSGLRQFGGISGFPKRSESEYDAFGTAHSSTSISAALGMAVAAKTKNEKRNIVAIIGDGAMSAGMAFEAMNNAGVNKKVPLIVILNDNEMSISPAVGALNRYLVKLISGSMYAATKRGIDKVLSVAPPIREFAKRLEGHAKGMVGPATIFEEFGFDYYGPIDGHNLDVLISTLENVKTLAQTEGPQFLHIITKKGKGYSLAELDPIAYHGPSAFDPIVGIEAKPVPKKAYTQVFGEWLCDMAQADERLIAITPAMREGSGLVDFERRFPDRYYDVGIAEQHAVTFAAGIACEGLKPVVAIYSTFLQRGYDQLIHDVTLQNLPIVFAIDRAGMVGADGATHAGVFDIAFLRCLPNLVLMTPSNEQECRAMLTTAFKHDGPTAVRYPRGAGIGLEAAGESLATLPIGKGFVVRSIDKALPPKKRIAFICFGPLLYTALSVAQEINATVVDMRFVKPLDDKLLIEIADSHDGLVFVEDSATKGGAGSACLEVLSDNNIHIQTLLLGLPDEYVEHGELNLLLDNYGLSKEKIKQRVLARFV encoded by the coding sequence ATGACTAACTTACTCGAAACCATATCAAACCCAGAAGAATTACGGGCCTATGAAATTTCTAAGCTCCCTCAAATAGCGAGAGAGCTTAGAAATTTTATATTGAGCTCTGTTTCAAGTACGGGCGGTCATCTTTCTTCAAACCTGGGGACAGTAGAGCTCGCAATAGCACTCCATTATGTATTTGATACCCCTTATGATCGCCTGATCTGGGATGTGGGTCATCAAAGCTATGCTCATAAAGTACTCACTGGCCGCAGGGAGGCGATGTCTGGGCTAAGGCAGTTTGGCGGTATTTCAGGGTTTCCTAAACGCAGTGAGAGTGAATATGATGCGTTTGGAACTGCCCATTCATCTACAAGTATCTCAGCGGCCTTAGGAATGGCAGTGGCTGCTAAAACAAAAAATGAGAAACGTAATATAGTAGCAATTATTGGCGATGGTGCAATGAGTGCTGGTATGGCTTTTGAGGCGATGAATAACGCTGGCGTGAATAAAAAAGTACCGCTAATTGTGATTCTGAACGATAACGAGATGTCAATTTCACCGGCGGTAGGAGCGCTAAACCGCTACTTAGTGAAATTGATCTCTGGTTCTATGTATGCGGCTACTAAAAGAGGTATCGATAAAGTACTCTCTGTAGCGCCACCCATCCGTGAATTTGCAAAAAGATTAGAAGGTCATGCAAAGGGAATGGTCGGCCCTGCAACGATTTTTGAGGAGTTTGGGTTTGACTATTACGGCCCAATAGATGGCCATAATTTAGATGTATTAATTTCAACTCTAGAAAACGTTAAAACGCTTGCTCAAACTGAGGGCCCTCAGTTTCTTCATATTATTACAAAAAAGGGCAAGGGATATTCATTAGCAGAGCTCGATCCTATTGCCTATCATGGCCCTAGCGCATTCGATCCGATAGTGGGCATTGAGGCAAAGCCCGTGCCTAAGAAGGCCTATACCCAGGTATTCGGAGAGTGGTTATGCGATATGGCTCAGGCAGATGAACGCTTGATTGCCATTACTCCTGCTATGCGTGAGGGCTCGGGCCTGGTGGATTTTGAAAGACGCTTTCCTGATCGATATTACGATGTAGGAATAGCGGAGCAACATGCGGTTACCTTTGCGGCTGGAATTGCTTGTGAGGGATTAAAACCAGTAGTTGCGATTTATTCAACTTTCTTGCAGCGTGGCTACGATCAGCTGATACATGATGTGACCTTACAGAACTTACCTATCGTATTTGCTATTGATCGAGCTGGTATGGTGGGCGCTGATGGGGCAACACATGCCGGAGTATTTGACATTGCTTTTTTACGCTGCTTACCAAATTTAGTATTGATGACGCCATCAAACGAACAGGAATGCCGAGCAATGCTGACAACTGCTTTTAAGCACGATGGTCCTACAGCTGTGCGCTATCCACGCGGTGCCGGAATCGGATTGGAAGCAGCGGGTGAATCCCTAGCTACTTTGCCTATTGGCAAGGGGTTTGTGGTTCGCTCTATTGATAAAGCTTTGCCTCCAAAGAAAAGAATTGCTTTCATTTGTTTTGGACCCTTGCTTTACACCGCTCTTTCCGTGGCCCAAGAAATCAATGCCACCGTGGTAGATATGCGCTTTGTGAAGCCTTTAGATGACAAATTATTAATAGAAATCGCTGATAGTCACGATGGACTAGTTTTTGTTGAGGACAGCGCTACTAAGGGTGGCGCCGGTAGTGCTTGCTTAGAAGTGCTGTCAGACAACAATATCCATATTCAAACCTTATTGCTAGGGCTGCCTGATGAGTATGTAGAGCATGGTGAGCTTAATTTACTTCTAGATAACTATGGACTGTCTAAGGAAAAGATTAAACAAAGAGTTTTAGCGCGTTTTGTATAA
- the ispH gene encoding 4-hydroxy-3-methylbut-2-enyl diphosphate reductase, with protein sequence MISSKTIYLAQPRGFCAGVERAILIVEEALKRFGAPIYVRHEIIHNAYVVKDFESKGVVFVNDLSLVPKGAILIFSAHGVSKAVRFEADEHELTVFDATCPLVAKVHAEVVRLKERGYQIIMIGHHGHPEVEGTMGQVDASIHLIECVSDVAKLNFSESDLLAYVTQTTLSIDETHEIAAALVQRYPQIHAPKRQDICYATQNRQDAVKAMAPQVDLVIVVGSQNSSNSKRLQELATSLHIPAYLVDEPSQIQNKWFRGVANIGITAGASAPEALTAKIIEAVGFICQAKILALDGIEENVNFSLPKALLQAA encoded by the coding sequence ATGATCTCATCTAAAACCATTTATCTTGCTCAACCGCGAGGATTTTGTGCGGGCGTCGAAAGGGCAATCCTTATTGTTGAGGAGGCTCTTAAGCGATTCGGAGCCCCAATCTATGTAAGGCATGAAATTATTCATAATGCTTATGTAGTAAAAGATTTTGAAAGTAAGGGAGTTGTTTTTGTAAACGACTTATCTCTCGTCCCTAAGGGGGCTATCCTTATATTTAGTGCACATGGTGTATCCAAGGCAGTGAGGTTTGAGGCTGATGAGCATGAACTTACAGTTTTTGACGCTACTTGCCCATTAGTAGCAAAGGTCCATGCTGAAGTAGTGCGATTAAAAGAGCGCGGTTATCAAATTATTATGATTGGTCACCATGGGCATCCTGAAGTAGAGGGTACTATGGGCCAGGTTGATGCATCTATTCATCTTATTGAGTGCGTATCGGACGTAGCCAAATTAAACTTTAGTGAGAGTGATTTATTGGCATACGTAACGCAAACCACTTTATCCATTGATGAGACTCATGAGATTGCTGCTGCATTAGTTCAAAGATATCCGCAGATACACGCGCCTAAGCGACAAGACATTTGTTATGCAACACAAAATCGTCAGGATGCCGTTAAAGCGATGGCACCTCAAGTCGACTTAGTTATCGTTGTCGGAAGTCAAAATAGTTCAAATTCCAAGCGACTTCAAGAATTAGCTACCAGTTTGCATATCCCGGCTTATTTGGTTGATGAACCAAGCCAAATCCAAAATAAATGGTTTAGAGGGGTGGCGAATATTGGAATTACCGCTGGCGCATCTGCTCCCGAGGCATTAACCGCCAAAATTATTGAGGCGGTTGGCTTTATCTGTCAGGCCAAAATACTGGCTCTAGACGGCATTGAAGAGAACGTCAATTTCTCTTTACCAAAAGCCTTATTGCAGGCTGCATAA
- the chlG gene encoding chlorophyll synthase ChlG, whose amino-acid sequence MNLPEPRAILTLLKPITWFPPMWAFACGSITGSETIKQHLPIFFLGLLLTGPLVCASSQAVNDWYDRHVDAINEPDRPIPSGRIPGSWGLYIAIIWSLISLYAASYLGVMGFLATVLALVLAWLYSMPPIRFKNNGWIGNLACGVSYEGLAWITGATLLSGGSIPNKPSLLLAGLYSASAHGIMTLNDFKAIEGDRQMGVRSLPVQLGAKRAAQFSAAFMLIPQILVMILLSYWDKQGYAIVIGALMIGQVFLLVDFLKRPIQKALFYSGFGVPLLVSGMMVAAFAVNSMEMGS is encoded by the coding sequence ATGAATCTGCCAGAACCTAGAGCAATTTTGACGCTTTTGAAGCCGATCACATGGTTTCCTCCAATGTGGGCGTTTGCTTGCGGCTCCATCACTGGCAGTGAAACAATCAAGCAACATCTCCCAATATTTTTCTTGGGTTTACTTTTAACTGGCCCCCTTGTTTGCGCTTCAAGTCAGGCTGTAAACGACTGGTACGACCGTCATGTTGATGCAATCAATGAACCTGATAGACCAATACCATCAGGCAGAATTCCTGGAAGTTGGGGATTATATATAGCCATTATTTGGTCTCTGATTTCGCTTTATGCTGCTAGCTACTTAGGTGTGATGGGATTTTTAGCGACTGTTTTAGCTTTAGTCTTGGCATGGCTATACAGCATGCCACCGATACGATTTAAAAATAATGGTTGGATTGGAAACCTTGCTTGTGGAGTGAGCTATGAAGGCTTGGCTTGGATAACAGGCGCAACATTGTTATCAGGTGGATCTATTCCAAATAAGCCATCGCTATTGCTCGCAGGCTTATATAGCGCAAGTGCCCACGGCATTATGACCCTGAATGATTTCAAGGCGATTGAGGGCGATAGACAAATGGGCGTGCGCTCATTACCTGTTCAGCTGGGAGCAAAAAGAGCAGCTCAATTTTCTGCAGCATTTATGTTAATCCCACAGATCTTGGTAATGATCTTATTGTCGTATTGGGATAAGCAGGGTTATGCCATCGTTATTGGGGCATTAATGATAGGGCAGGTTTTCCTGTTAGTTGATTTCCTCAAAAGACCTATACAAAAAGCACTTTTCTATAGTGGCTTTGGCGTTCCATTGTTGGTATCGGGGATGATGGTCGCAGCATTTGCAGTCAACAGCATGGAGATGGGATCATGA
- a CDS encoding TspO/MBR family protein, whose protein sequence is MKIFFQHKYLLLIAIWMVGTSVMGGLATEIGPWYFSLKQPGWKPPDWAFGVIWTIIFVLSAIAWMIAFNSNPSPSQKNKIITLFFLNGFLNVLWSVFYFRMHHPDWSLIEACFLWGSVLEIILVMWPIRKLAALLMVPYLIWVSIAMRLNWETMVLNPGAY, encoded by the coding sequence ATGAAAATTTTCTTTCAACATAAGTACCTTTTGCTGATTGCCATTTGGATGGTTGGCACATCAGTAATGGGGGGTCTTGCAACAGAAATAGGCCCTTGGTACTTTTCATTAAAGCAGCCGGGCTGGAAACCGCCTGATTGGGCTTTTGGTGTCATCTGGACCATTATTTTTGTTTTATCAGCAATCGCCTGGATGATTGCATTTAATAGCAATCCATCTCCATCTCAGAAAAATAAAATTATTACTTTATTTTTCTTGAATGGATTTTTAAATGTGCTTTGGAGTGTTTTCTATTTCAGGATGCACCATCCAGACTGGTCCTTAATAGAAGCATGCTTCCTGTGGGGCTCAGTGTTGGAGATTATTTTAGTGATGTGGCCGATTAGAAAGTTAGCCGCATTACTAATGGTTCCATACTTAATATGGGTAAGTATCGCCATGCGCTTGAATTGGGAAACTATGGTCTTAAACCCAGGGGCCTACTAA